One genomic window of Diospyros lotus cultivar Yz01 chromosome 8, ASM1463336v1, whole genome shotgun sequence includes the following:
- the LOC127808325 gene encoding 3-ketoacyl-CoA synthase 4 isoform X1 translates to MDGGGDAQVNGGGAATAATVGVQIHHGQSRRLPDFLQSVNLKYVKLGYHYLISNLLTLCLVPVMAMILIEASQMNPADIRHLWLHLQYNLVSVIICSAVLVFGSTVYIMTRPRPVYLVDYSCYRAPDHLKAPHERFMKHSRLTGDFDESSLEFQRKILERSGLGEETYVPDAMHYIPPRPSMAAARDEAEQVMYGALDNLFANTSVKPKDIGVLVVNCSLFNPTPSLSAMIVNKYKLRGNIRSFNLGGMGCSAGVIAVDLAKDMLQIHRNTYAVVVSTENITQNWYFGNKKSMLIPNCLFRVGGAAVLLSNKSADSRRAKYKLVHVVRTHKGADDKAFRCVYQEQDDIGKTGVSLSKELMAIAGGALKTNITTLGPLVLPISEQLLFFATLVVKKLFNRKVKPYIPDFKLAFDHFCIHAGGRAVIDELEKNLQLLPLHVEASRMTLHRFGNTSSSSIWYELAYIEAKGRMRKGHRVWQIAFGSGFKCNSAVWQALQNVKPSHKGPWEDSIDKYPVKLLL, encoded by the coding sequence ATGGACGGAGGAGGCGACGCGCAGGTCAACGGCGGCGGTGCTGCTACGGCGGCCACGGTCGGAGTGCAGATCCATCACGGGCAGAGCCGGAGACTGCCGGACTTCCTCCAGAGCGTGAATCTCAAGTATGTAAAGCTAGGTTACCATTACTTGATTTCGAATCTGTTGACTCTCTGTCTGGTGCCTGTAATGGCCATGATCTTAATCGAGGCTTCGCAAATGAATCCAGCCGATATTCGCCACTTGTGGCTTCACCTGCAGTACAATCTGGTGAGTGTGATTATCTGTTCGGCTGTTCTGGTCTTCGGATCGACGGTCTATATTATGACTCGGCCTAGACCGGTTTATCTCGTCGATTACTCGTGTTATCGGGCCCCCGATCACTTGAAAGCGCCGCACGAGCGGTTCATGAAGCATTCGCGGCTGACCGGGGACTTCGACGAGTCGTCGTTGGAGTTCCAGCGCAAGATTTTGGAGCGCTCGGGACTCGGCGAGGAGACGTACGTCCCCGATGCGATGCATTACATTCCGCCGCGCCCGTCCATGGCGGCAGCGAGAGATGAGGCCGAGCAGGTTATGTATGGCGCTTTAGACAATCTTTTTGCTAATACCTCTGTTAAACCCAAGGATATTGGAGTTCTGGTTGTGAATTGTAGCTTGTTTAACCCCACGCCTTCTCTTTCGGCCATGATTGTGAATAAGTATAAATTGAGGGGTAATATTAGAAGTTTCAATTTGGGGGGTATGGGTTGTAGCGCTGGGGTGATTGCAGTTGATCTTGCAAAAGATATGCTGCAAATTCATCGGAATACTTATGCTGTTGTGGTTAGTACCGAGAACATCACTCAGAATTGGTATTTTGGGAATAAGAAGTCCATGTTGATACCTAATTGTTTATTTAGAGTTGGTGGTGCCGCAGTTTTATTGTCAAATAAGTCTGCTGATAGCAGACGGGCCAAGTATAAGCTTGTTCATGTAGTGAGGACACACAAGGGTGCAGATGATAAGGCCTTTCGGTGTGTTTATCAAGAGCAAGATGATATAGGGAAAACTGGCGTGTCCTTGTCTAAAGAACTCATGGCAATTGCTGGTGGAGCTCTTAAAACAAACATAACTACATTGGGTCCTTTGGTGCTCCCAATTAGTGAGCAGCTTCTGTTCTTTGCTACTCTGGTTGTTAAGAAGTTATTTAATAGAAAGGTCAAGCCCTATATTCCGGATTTCAAGCTGGCTTTTGATCATTTCTGCATACATGCTGGTGGAAGGGCAGTGATTGATGAGCTGGAGAAGAATTTACAGCTACTGCCATTACATGTGGAAGCCTCTCGGATGACTCTCCACCGATTTGGGAACACTTCATCAAGCTCCATCTGGTATGAATTGGCATATATTGAGGCCAAAGGAAGGATGCGGAAGGGGCACCGGGTCTGGCAGATTGCATTTGGGAGTGGCTTCAAATGTAATAGTGCAGTCTGGCAGGCACTTCAAAATGTCAAGCCTTCTCATAAGGGCCCCTGGGAGGATTCCATTGACAAATACCCTGTGAAGCTACTCTTGTAG
- the LOC127808325 gene encoding 3-ketoacyl-CoA synthase 4 isoform X2 → MTRPRPVYLVDYSCYRAPDHLKAPHERFMKHSRLTGDFDESSLEFQRKILERSGLGEETYVPDAMHYIPPRPSMAAARDEAEQVMYGALDNLFANTSVKPKDIGVLVVNCSLFNPTPSLSAMIVNKYKLRGNIRSFNLGGMGCSAGVIAVDLAKDMLQIHRNTYAVVVSTENITQNWYFGNKKSMLIPNCLFRVGGAAVLLSNKSADSRRAKYKLVHVVRTHKGADDKAFRCVYQEQDDIGKTGVSLSKELMAIAGGALKTNITTLGPLVLPISEQLLFFATLVVKKLFNRKVKPYIPDFKLAFDHFCIHAGGRAVIDELEKNLQLLPLHVEASRMTLHRFGNTSSSSIWYELAYIEAKGRMRKGHRVWQIAFGSGFKCNSAVWQALQNVKPSHKGPWEDSIDKYPVKLLL, encoded by the coding sequence ATGACTCGGCCTAGACCGGTTTATCTCGTCGATTACTCGTGTTATCGGGCCCCCGATCACTTGAAAGCGCCGCACGAGCGGTTCATGAAGCATTCGCGGCTGACCGGGGACTTCGACGAGTCGTCGTTGGAGTTCCAGCGCAAGATTTTGGAGCGCTCGGGACTCGGCGAGGAGACGTACGTCCCCGATGCGATGCATTACATTCCGCCGCGCCCGTCCATGGCGGCAGCGAGAGATGAGGCCGAGCAGGTTATGTATGGCGCTTTAGACAATCTTTTTGCTAATACCTCTGTTAAACCCAAGGATATTGGAGTTCTGGTTGTGAATTGTAGCTTGTTTAACCCCACGCCTTCTCTTTCGGCCATGATTGTGAATAAGTATAAATTGAGGGGTAATATTAGAAGTTTCAATTTGGGGGGTATGGGTTGTAGCGCTGGGGTGATTGCAGTTGATCTTGCAAAAGATATGCTGCAAATTCATCGGAATACTTATGCTGTTGTGGTTAGTACCGAGAACATCACTCAGAATTGGTATTTTGGGAATAAGAAGTCCATGTTGATACCTAATTGTTTATTTAGAGTTGGTGGTGCCGCAGTTTTATTGTCAAATAAGTCTGCTGATAGCAGACGGGCCAAGTATAAGCTTGTTCATGTAGTGAGGACACACAAGGGTGCAGATGATAAGGCCTTTCGGTGTGTTTATCAAGAGCAAGATGATATAGGGAAAACTGGCGTGTCCTTGTCTAAAGAACTCATGGCAATTGCTGGTGGAGCTCTTAAAACAAACATAACTACATTGGGTCCTTTGGTGCTCCCAATTAGTGAGCAGCTTCTGTTCTTTGCTACTCTGGTTGTTAAGAAGTTATTTAATAGAAAGGTCAAGCCCTATATTCCGGATTTCAAGCTGGCTTTTGATCATTTCTGCATACATGCTGGTGGAAGGGCAGTGATTGATGAGCTGGAGAAGAATTTACAGCTACTGCCATTACATGTGGAAGCCTCTCGGATGACTCTCCACCGATTTGGGAACACTTCATCAAGCTCCATCTGGTATGAATTGGCATATATTGAGGCCAAAGGAAGGATGCGGAAGGGGCACCGGGTCTGGCAGATTGCATTTGGGAGTGGCTTCAAATGTAATAGTGCAGTCTGGCAGGCACTTCAAAATGTCAAGCCTTCTCATAAGGGCCCCTGGGAGGATTCCATTGACAAATACCCTGTGAAGCTACTCTTGTAG